The Mustela nigripes isolate SB6536 chromosome 4, MUSNIG.SB6536, whole genome shotgun sequence genome includes a window with the following:
- the KAZALD1 gene encoding kazal-type serine protease inhibitor domain-containing protein 1 yields the protein MPQQPIAARAPPSLLLLLLLLLLLLRTPPPTGARPSPGPDYLRRGWLRLLAEGEGCAPCRPEECAEPRGCLAGRVRDVCGCCWECANLEGQLCDLDPSAHFYGRCGEQLECRLDAGGDLSRGEVPEPLCACRSQRPLCGSDGRTYAQICRLQEAARARPDANLTLAHPGPCESEPQIVLHPYDVWNVTGQDVIFGCEVFAYPMASIEWRKDGLDVQLPGDDPHISVQFRGGPQRFEVTGWLQIQAVRPSDEGIYRCLARNALGQVEAPASLTVLTPDQLNSTGIPHLPSLHLIPGEEAESEEGEDYY from the exons ATGCCGCAGCAGCCCATAGCTGCCCGGGCGCCGCCCtcgctgctcctgctcctgctgctgctgctgctgctgctgcggacGCCGCCCCCGACAGGCGCACGGCCGTCCCCAGGCCCCGATTACCTGCGGCGCGGCTGGTTGCGGCTGCTGGCGGAGGGCGAGGGCTGCGCTCCCTGTCGGCCAGAAGAGTGCGCCGAGCCGCGGGGCTGCCTGGCCGGACGGGTGCGCGACGTGTGCGGCTGCTGCTGGGAATGCGCCAACCTCGAGGGCCAGCTCTGCGACCTGGACCCCAGCGCCCACTTCTATGGGCGCTGCGGCGAGCAGCTTGAGTGCCGGTTGGACGCGGGCGGCGACCTGAGCCGCGGAGAGGTGCCGGAGCCTCTGTGTGCCTGCCGCTCGCAGCGCCCGCTTTGCGGGTCGGACGGCCGCACCTACGCGCAGATCTGCCGCCTGCAGGAGGCGGCCCGCGCTCGGCCTGACGCCAACCTCACGCTGGCGCACCCGGGGCCCTGCGAATCCG AGCCCCAGATCGTGTTGCACCCATATGACGTTTGGAATGTGACGGGGCAGGATGTGATCTTTGGCTGCGAGGTGTTTGCCTACCCCATGGCATCCATCGAGTGGAGGAAGGACGGCTTGGATGTTCAGCTACCAGGGGATGACCCCCACATCTCAGTGCAG TTCAGGGGTGGACCCCAGAGGTTTGAGGTCACAGGCTGGCTGCAGATCCAGGCTGTGCGTCCCAGCGATGAAGGTATCTACCGCTGCCTGGCCCGCAACGCCCTGGGCCAGGTCGAGGCCCCAGCTAGCCTGACAGTGCTTACACCAG ACCAACTGAACTCCACAGGTATCCCCCATCTGCCATCCCTGCATCTGATTCCTGGGGAGGAGGCTGAGAGTGAAGAGGGCGAGGATTACTACTAG